DNA sequence from the Leuconostoc lactis genome:
CCTGCATAAATTCATTTGCCGCATGTGGCAGAACCAATGAAATCTTTAAAATTGGTTCATTAATTTCGCTCACATCATCAATGATTTGCAAATTTTCAAAATAAGCGTGTGCTAACTTGAGGTACTTCTCACTTGGTCGTTTGATAATCATAAAGGATTGATTAGCTGCGACAAAAGCCACACCAAGTTCTAATTGATCAGTATATTTGTCAGTCAATTGCGCAACGGTCGCTAATGCTGAGTGTGGTACGTCCCATACGTGGGCCAACTCACCATTGATGATGACTTCTGCACCATTGTTGGCAATTAATTGATATTGTCCAGCAAAGTGCTTAAAGTAATCATGCACTTTTTGGACATGATTACCTGTTGCCACAACAAATTGAATATCTTGGGCATGTAACTTATCCAGCACTTCCTGGAACAATGCTTCATTAAACGTTTTATCATCTCTTAGAAACGTTGCATCAAGATCTGATGCAATTAATTTGACTGACATATTTCCCCTTTACTGTCTATTCTTTTTTAACAATAATCCCCTAGCGTTGTAGCCACCAAGTTAAAAAACGGATCAGAGCAAAAACTAAAATGGCAGGTATTAACGCACCAATAATCGCCAAAGCGATTGCTGGTAGTGTGCTATGTTGCATGTTGAGTAAATTTGACCCCAACATCACGACAAAGATAAACGTGGGTAATACCCGTTCTAACTTGGCCATTACTTTCTACCACGCTTCTTTTTGGCCTTTTGCAAGCGACGCGCAGCTTGCTTCATCGCAAAGTTTTGTACCTTTTGACCGAAGTTACCCGTTGGCATGCCACCGCCCATGCCGCCCATAAGAGACGACATATCCATACCGGCACCACCCAGCATCTTATCAATGCCGCCAAAGTTGCCATTCGTTGCTTGATTCATCATCTTGCGCATTTGATCAAATTGCTTAATCATGCGGTTCACTTCAACAATTGGACGACCAGCACCGGCAGCTAAACGGCGCCGACGTGATGGATTGATGAGATCTGGGTTTTCACGTTCGGCTGGTGTCATTGAGTTCACGATGGCTTCCAAATGTGCAAATTGCTTAGCATCAATATTGAGGTTAGCCAAAGCAGGGTTATTGGCCATACCTGGAATCATTTTTAACAAATCTTCCATTGGGCCCATCTTTTGCACTTGCTTCAATTGTGACACAAAATCATTGAAGTCAAATGTGTTTTGACGCATCTTTTCAAGCTGTTTAGCCTGTTCTTCTTCGTCAAAATCACGTTGGGCCTTTTCAATCAATGTGAGGACATCACCCATCCCCAAGATTCGTGACGCCATGCGATCAGGATAAAAGACATCCAAATCCGTTGGCTTTTCCCCTTGTCCGACAAACTTAATTGGCTTACCAGTCACATCACGAATTGACAACGCGGCCCCACCACGGGTATCGCCATCAA
Encoded proteins:
- a CDS encoding Cof-type HAD-IIB family hydrolase — its product is MSVKLIASDLDATFLRDDKTFNEALFQEVLDKLHAQDIQFVVATGNHVQKVHDYFKHFAGQYQLIANNGAEVIINGELAHVWDVPHSALATVAQLTDKYTDQLELGVAFVAANQSFMIIKRPSEKYLKLAHAYFENLQIIDDVSEINEPILKISLVLPHAANEFMQDVKTVLGSKVHVTTSGYGAIDIVNPEVNKATALSFMADKLSIAPADIMAFGDGLNDLEMLEYVGHPVAMTNSDPEILNRGFALSVADNNHDGVLKTILEKI